The following are from one region of the Thermoproteus uzoniensis 768-20 genome:
- the cysC gene encoding adenylyl-sulfate kinase yields the protein MRCLERGFVVWLTGLPAAGKTTIAQLAAARVREAGVRAEVLDGDWVRSTINTDAGFSREDRRRHLLRAAWVARLLARNGVVVFAAFVSPYRDVRAEVRKIVEEEAPFFEIYVKVSLAEAMRRDPKGLYKRALAGEIKNFTGVDDPYEEPESPDLVLVNEGVPVGVNVKRLLEFLADLGLLPTSIP from the coding sequence ATGAGGTGTCTCGAGAGGGGCTTCGTGGTTTGGCTGACTGGCCTGCCGGCGGCTGGCAAGACGACGATCGCCCAGCTGGCGGCGGCGCGGGTGAGGGAGGCGGGGGTGAGGGCGGAGGTGCTGGATGGGGACTGGGTGCGCTCCACGATAAACACCGACGCGGGCTTCTCTAGGGAGGACCGGCGCCGCCATCTTCTGCGGGCGGCGTGGGTGGCGCGCCTCTTGGCGAGGAACGGCGTCGTCGTCTTCGCGGCTTTTGTCTCTCCCTACAGGGACGTGAGGGCCGAGGTGAGGAAGATAGTGGAGGAGGAGGCGCCTTTCTTCGAAATCTACGTCAAGGTATCCCTCGCGGAGGCGATGAGGCGCGACCCGAAGGGCCTCTACAAGAGGGCCTTGGCCGGCGAGATCAAGAACTTCACCGGCGTCGACGACCCGTACGAGGAGCCGGAGAGCCCCGACCTCGTCCTCGTCAACGAGGGGGTTCCCGTCGGGGTGAATGTGAAGAGGCTGTTGGAGTTTTTGGCCGATTTGGGGCTTCTCCCGACGAGTATTCCTTAG